A DNA window from Myxocyprinus asiaticus isolate MX2 ecotype Aquarium Trade chromosome 45, UBuf_Myxa_2, whole genome shotgun sequence contains the following coding sequences:
- the LOC127434973 gene encoding probable E3 ubiquitin-protein ligase makorin-1 isoform X1, with translation MAEAAAASTAAPAVIGGWTKHVTCRYFMHGLCKEGNNCRYLHDLNSCKPTMTCKFFQKGYCAFGDCCRYEHTKPAKQDEVPSSKPSVPLTAAPLAGTPDPMTDGPGGTTSTQEKPQSSGAVDWVNAAEFVPGQPYCGRADPVLFEGPGPLIEEEYEKELANKELKKQLCPYAAVGECRYGLNCAYLHGDVCDMCGLQVLHPTDTSQRSQHIRACIEAHEKDMEISFAIQRSKDMMCGVCMEVVFEKTNPSERRFGILSNCSHCYCLKCIRKWRSAKQFESKIIKSCPECRITSNFVIPSEYWVEEKEDKKQLIQKYKDGMGTKPCRYFDEGRGTCPFGANCFYKHAFPDGRLEEPQPQRRQTGSNGRNRNSRRTPLWDLLDGREHSDSFENEDEEMVTFELSEMLLLLLAAGTDDDVTDSEDEWDLFHEDLDDYYELYL, from the exons ATGGCGGAGGCAGCGGCAGCGTCAACAGCGGCTCCAGCAGTTATCGGAGGCTGGACGAAGCACGTAACCTGCAG GTATTTCATGCACGGCCTTTGCAAAGAGGGTAACAACTGTCGATATTTACACGACCTCAACAGCTGCAAGCCAACCATGACCTGCAAGTTCTTCCAAAAAGGATATTGTGCTTTTGGGGACTGTTGCAG GTATGAACATACAAAACCTGCCAAGCAAGACGAAGTCCCTAGTTCAAAGCCGTCGGTGCCGCTGACCGCTGCTCCCCTTGCTGGCACTCCTGATCCCATGACTGATGGGCCAGGTGGCACGACCAGCACCCAGGAGAAGCCCCAAAGCTCGGGGGCAGTGGACTGGGTGAATGCTGCCGAGTTCGTGCCAGGGCAGCCCTACTGTGGGAGGG CTGACCCAGTGCTGTTTGAGGGGCCTGGTCCTCTCATCGAAGAAGAGTACGAGAAAGAACTAGCTAACAAAGAACTGAAGAAACAGCTTTGCCCGTATGCCGCGGTCGGTGAATGTCGCTATGGTCTTAACTGTGCTTATCTCCATGGTGACGTTTGTGACATGTGCGGCCTGCAGGTGCTCCACCCTACCGACACCTCTCAGCGCTCACAACACATCAGG GCTTGCATTGAGGCTCATGAGAAGGACATGGAGATCTCGTTTGCCATCCAGCGTAGTAAGGACATGATGTGTGGCGTGTGCATGGAGGTGGTGTTTGAGAAAACCAACCCCAGTGAACGCCGTTTCGGCATCCTCTCCAACTGCAGCCACTGTTACTGCCTCAAGTGTATCAGGAAATGGAGGAGCGCCAAGCAGTTCGAGAGCAAGATCATAAA ATCCTGCCCAGAGTGTCGAATCACATCTAACTTTGTCATACCAAGCGAATACTGGGTGGAAGAAAAGGAGGACAAGAAGCAACTCATTCAGAAGTACAAGGACGGCATGGG GACTAAACCATGCCGATATTTTGATGAAGGCCGTGGGACATGTCCATTTGGAGCCAACTGCTTTTATAAGCATGCGTTTCCTGATGGGCGTCTGGAAGAACCTCAACCCCAGAGGAGACAGACGGGCTCCAATGGAAGAAACCGG AACTCAAGACGGACGCCACTCTGGGATCTTTTGGACGGGCGGGAGCACAGTGACTCCTTTGAAAACGAAGACGAGGAGATGGTGACGTTTGAGCTTAGTGAGATGCTCCTCTTGCTTCTAGCTGCCGGTACCGACGATGATGTCACCGACTCCGAAGATGAGTGGGACTTGTTCCACGAAGACCTGGACGATTACTATGAGCTTTACCTATAG
- the LOC127434973 gene encoding probable E3 ubiquitin-protein ligase makorin-1 isoform X2 translates to MAEAAAASTAAPAVIGGWTKHVTCRYEHTKPAKQDEVPSSKPSVPLTAAPLAGTPDPMTDGPGGTTSTQEKPQSSGAVDWVNAAEFVPGQPYCGRADPVLFEGPGPLIEEEYEKELANKELKKQLCPYAAVGECRYGLNCAYLHGDVCDMCGLQVLHPTDTSQRSQHIRACIEAHEKDMEISFAIQRSKDMMCGVCMEVVFEKTNPSERRFGILSNCSHCYCLKCIRKWRSAKQFESKIIKSCPECRITSNFVIPSEYWVEEKEDKKQLIQKYKDGMGTKPCRYFDEGRGTCPFGANCFYKHAFPDGRLEEPQPQRRQTGSNGRNRNSRRTPLWDLLDGREHSDSFENEDEEMVTFELSEMLLLLLAAGTDDDVTDSEDEWDLFHEDLDDYYELYL, encoded by the exons ATGGCGGAGGCAGCGGCAGCGTCAACAGCGGCTCCAGCAGTTATCGGAGGCTGGACGAAGCACGTAACCTGCAG GTATGAACATACAAAACCTGCCAAGCAAGACGAAGTCCCTAGTTCAAAGCCGTCGGTGCCGCTGACCGCTGCTCCCCTTGCTGGCACTCCTGATCCCATGACTGATGGGCCAGGTGGCACGACCAGCACCCAGGAGAAGCCCCAAAGCTCGGGGGCAGTGGACTGGGTGAATGCTGCCGAGTTCGTGCCAGGGCAGCCCTACTGTGGGAGGG CTGACCCAGTGCTGTTTGAGGGGCCTGGTCCTCTCATCGAAGAAGAGTACGAGAAAGAACTAGCTAACAAAGAACTGAAGAAACAGCTTTGCCCGTATGCCGCGGTCGGTGAATGTCGCTATGGTCTTAACTGTGCTTATCTCCATGGTGACGTTTGTGACATGTGCGGCCTGCAGGTGCTCCACCCTACCGACACCTCTCAGCGCTCACAACACATCAGG GCTTGCATTGAGGCTCATGAGAAGGACATGGAGATCTCGTTTGCCATCCAGCGTAGTAAGGACATGATGTGTGGCGTGTGCATGGAGGTGGTGTTTGAGAAAACCAACCCCAGTGAACGCCGTTTCGGCATCCTCTCCAACTGCAGCCACTGTTACTGCCTCAAGTGTATCAGGAAATGGAGGAGCGCCAAGCAGTTCGAGAGCAAGATCATAAA ATCCTGCCCAGAGTGTCGAATCACATCTAACTTTGTCATACCAAGCGAATACTGGGTGGAAGAAAAGGAGGACAAGAAGCAACTCATTCAGAAGTACAAGGACGGCATGGG GACTAAACCATGCCGATATTTTGATGAAGGCCGTGGGACATGTCCATTTGGAGCCAACTGCTTTTATAAGCATGCGTTTCCTGATGGGCGTCTGGAAGAACCTCAACCCCAGAGGAGACAGACGGGCTCCAATGGAAGAAACCGG AACTCAAGACGGACGCCACTCTGGGATCTTTTGGACGGGCGGGAGCACAGTGACTCCTTTGAAAACGAAGACGAGGAGATGGTGACGTTTGAGCTTAGTGAGATGCTCCTCTTGCTTCTAGCTGCCGGTACCGACGATGATGTCACCGACTCCGAAGATGAGTGGGACTTGTTCCACGAAGACCTGGACGATTACTATGAGCTTTACCTATAG
- the LOC127434975 gene encoding transmembrane protein 121B-like, producing MTSEIIKDISVSSFPQPDSPVSSAPENGQLLFIRNVASRRDTQTTSGSANLEEGSSQPLVSSSATAEPQSYTMTSGEFMQSTPLFVQRSKKNLFYKILCFLVLVLQGGMLDFYLIVFTDLYWCSWIATDLVVISGWAIFFMKNARSKRERACGFHQKSSIFGCNLGEFTFAYLAWLIYVIASTPKVVLVLETSILDLIALKVPFGITGFKITMLLCAPLLFCLINSIIEDLNGATRFHSQGCFMSTCIDLLDSFTLVELLLKNDIPNLYLKYTVMSVYFIALGVPVIWLYELTASEMNCRWIWARFFTGVLVNAPLLVVRCFLVFVYKTPVSVFMFKNMFFLGYKCLELIEQCVSLRGLRRFARGRGGNPAQFSHCVSENDMCPHGYVNTLAVNTRKCAH from the coding sequence atgacatctgaaatcaTTAAAGACATCTCCGTGTCCAGCTTTCCCCAACCCGACTCACCTGTCTCGTCAGCACCAGAAAACGGACAGCTGTTATTCATCCGAAACGTCGCGTCCAGGAGGGACACACAGACCACCAGCGGCAGTGCCAACCTCGAGGAGGGCAGCTCCCAACCTCTGGTATCTTCTTCAGCCACAGCTGAACCCCAGTCTTACACCATGACATCGGGCGAATTCATGCAATCCACGCCTCTGTTCGTGCAGAGGTCCAAGAAGAACCTCTTTTATAAGATCTTGTGTTTTCTCGTGCTCGTTCTCCAGGGTGGCATGTTGGATTTCTACCTCATCGTCTTCACGGATCTCTACTGGTGCTCGTGGATAGCCACGGATTTGGTGGTTATATCGGGATGGGCGATCTTCTTTATGAAAAACGCCAGGAGCAAGCGAGAACGAGCCTGTGGTTTCCACCAGAAGAGCTCCATCTTCGGTTGCAACCTCGGGGAGTTCACCTTCGCCTACCTGGCATGGCTCATCTACGTGATCGCCTCCACCCCGAAAGTGGTGCTCGTTTTGGAAACGTCCATCCTGGACCTCATTGCCCTTAAGGTGCCGTTCGGCATCACCGGTTTCAAAATAACCATGTTACTCTGTGCGCCTTTGCTTTTCTGTCTCATCAACTCCATCATTGAAGATCTCAACGGTGCCACGCGCTTCCACTCCCAAGGTTGCTTCATGAGCACCTGCATAGACCTCCTAGACAGCTTCACCTTGGTGGAGCTGCTGCTTAAGAACGACATTCCCAACCTTTACCTCAAGTACACGGTTATGTCTGTGTATTTCATCGCATTGGGCGTTCCGGTTATATGGCTTTACGAGTTGACGGCCTCGGAGATGAACTGTCGCTGGATCTGGGCGAGGTTCTTCACCGGCGTGCTGGTCAACGCACCGTTGTTGGTGGTCAGATGTTTCCTCGTCTTCGTTTACAAAACGCCCGTGTCGGTTTTCATGTTCAAAAACATGTTCTTTTTGGGGTATAAGTGCCTGGAGCTGATTGAGCAGTGCGTGTCTTTAAGAGGTCTCCGGAGGTTTGCACGTGGACGTGGGGGCAACCCAGCACAGTTCTCCCATTGCGTTTCTGAAAACGACATGTGTCCTCACGGCTATGTGAACACACTGGCTGTAAATACTCGTAAATGCGCTCATTAG
- the LOC127434963 gene encoding toll-like receptor 1: protein MLTTIWLVALSYLLMFLFKAHGEDGKCGFCATLTENTKDLSYGNLKRIPSNLPDDTIYLDVSHNNISSIVHSDLSGLTHLCFLKVTHCGLQYISSDAFSSNSEIKVLNISYNHLTTIPNLPLTQLRILDLSSNQYPSYAFPDLFGNLSYISVLAIGSQNATSVNVKDFVPLQNVSLEKIIFGDGTELQNYENGSFSQLKTLQEVVLKVTFCERFDIFKNIIMDFDQIQSKKIQLIKLFPDQCTITSDPFETLKDLHVLSNLSIVDTWINSSVLGKLFKNVWKSSVEEIAFLNITYNEDTPDGFQLPMQNHTTNLRAFILDGVHHYQYRYPTINASMELINQLTYLKFSGTGMNILPCNLISAIRSLQILDLSNNLLDDTGFWWSFCSSQKVFPALKHLSLSHNRFSDLAFIAKNVNDMKFLESLDLSFNSIFIGKPCFWPSHLTELSLSHNNLGNNVFSYLSPHFQKIDLSKTGISVIPQDITSQFPRLTQLYLSFNSIQAIPADLHAPTLVSLYIDQNAITFISQSAMEGLPNLKNLKAGHNPFSCNCDSFWFMTALNKSLLPDWPQGYTCSTPPSFSGKLLERYELGWLSCLPGLQAAVALPVLLTVVAALVITFYACDGMWYTKMLWVWIRVKRRSYKRADRLMNATFRYHAFISYSQHDSAWIESKLVPKLEGSGLSLCIHERDFEPGKWIVDNIINCMEGSYKSLFVLSKNFVQSEWCNYELFFAQHRAISVNDDSMVFILLEPIPADSLPKKFLKLRTLLRRKTYLEWPTDERKKQIFWCNLRAILQTVNRSNILKDVATDIADICPL from the coding sequence ATGTTGACCACTATCTGGCTTGTAGCACTTTCATATCTcttaatgtttttgtttaaagCACATGGTGAAGATGGAAAATGTGGATTTTGTGCCACATTGACCGAGAACACAAAAGATCTTTCCTATGGTAACCTAAAAAGGATACCATCAAATTTGCCTGATGACACCATATATTTAGATGTTTCCCACAACAATATCTCCAGCATTGTTCATAGTGACTTGTCTGGGCTAACCCATCTCTGCTTCCTGAAAGTTACACATTGTGGACTTCAATACATCTCTTCTGATGCCTTCAGCAGCAACTCTGAAATCAAAGTTCTGAACATCTCTTACAACCATCTGACAACCATTCCTAATTTACCTTTGACCCAGCTTAGGATCCTAGACCTTTCCAGCAATCAGTATCCAAGTTATGCGTTTCCTGATTTGTTTGGTAACTTAAGTTATATTTCTGTCCTTGCGATTGGCAGTCAAAATGCTACATCTGTTAATGTGAAAGACTTTGTTCCTCTTCAAAATGTCAGTTTGGAAAAAATCATATTTGGGGATGGCACTGAATTGCAAAACTATGAAAATGGCTCCTTTTCGCAACTCAAAACTTTACAGGAAGTGGTTCTGAAAGTTACTTTTTGTGAacgttttgacatttttaaaaacataattatggACTTTGACCAAATCCAATCGAAAAAAATTCAGCTCATTAAATTATTTCCAGATCAGTGTACCATCACAAGTGACCCATTTGAGACCCTTAAAGATTTGCATGTTCTCAGTAATCTAAGCATTGTAGACACCTGGATTAACAGCTCGGTGTTaggaaaacttttcaaaaatgtctgGAAGTCATCTGTGGAAGAAATTGCCTTTTTAAATATCACATATAATGAGGACACCCCTGATGGCTTCCAGTTACCAATGCAGAACCACACAACAAATCTACGAGCATTTATACTTGATGGCGTGCACCACTACCAGTACCGATACCCCACTATTAACGCAAGCATGGAATTAATCAATCAACTAACTTACCTGAAGTTCTCTGGCACAGGGATGAATATCCTACCATGCAATCTCATTTCAGCCATACGATCGCTACAAATTTTGGATCTGTCAAACAATCTCTTGGATGATACTGGTTTCTGGTGGAGTTTTTGTTCatcacaaaaagtgtttccagCCTTGAAGCATCTTTCACTAAGCCATAACCGATTTAGTGACCTTGCCTTCATTGCCAAAAATGTCAATGACATGAAGTTCTTAGAGTCCCTTGACTTGAGTTTTAACTCCATTTTCATAGGCAAGCCATGTTTTTGGCCTTCCCACTTGACTGAGTTGAGTCTTAGCCACAATAATCTAGGAAATAACGTATTCAGCTACTTGTCACCCCACTTCCAGAAGATTGACCTCTCAAAGACAGGCATAAGTGTCATTCCCCAAGATATTACATCACAGTTTCCTAGACTAACACAACTCTATCTAAGCTTCAATAGCATACAGGCCATCCCAGCAGATCTCCATGCACCTACATTGGTAAGCCTGTACATAGACCAGAATGCAATTACTTTCATTAGCCAGAGTGCAATGGAAGGTCTCCCCAACCTGAAGAATTTGAAAGCAGGACACAATCCATTTAGCTGTAACTGTGATTCATTTTGGTTCATGACAGCATTAAATAAGTCACTTCTCCCTGATTGGCCCCAGGGTTACACTTGCAGTACCCCACCATCATTTTCCGGGAAGCTCTTGGAGAGATATGAGCTTGGGTGGCTGTCTTGTCTACCAGGCCTGCAGGCTGCAGTGGCTCTGCCAGTATTATTAACTGTTGTAGCTGCTCTGGTCATCACCTTCTATGCTTGTGATGGTATGTGGTACACTAAAATGCTTTGGGTATGGATAAGAGTAAAAAGGAGAAGCTACAAAAGGGCTGACAGACTGATGAACGCCACCTTCCGCTATCATGCCTTCATTTCCTACAGTCAACATGACTCAGCTTGGATAGAATCCAAGCTTGTACCAAAATTAGAAGGGTCAGGTCTGTCCCTTTGCATCCACGAGCGAGACTTTGAACCTGGAAAGTGGATTGTGGACAACATAATCAATTGCATGGAGGGAAGCTACAAGAGCCTCTTTGTCCTGTCCAAAAACTTTGTTCAAAGTGAATGGTGCAACTATGAACTCTTCTTTGCCCAGCACAGGGCTATCAGTGTGAATGATGACTCCATGGTCTTCATTTTGTTGGAGCCCATACCAGCAGACTCTCTGCCCAAGAAGTTCCTTAAGTTAAGAACATTGCTGAGGAGGAAGACTTACCTGGAGTGGCCCACAGATGAGCGCAAAAAGCAAATATTCTGGTGTAATCTTAGAGCTATTCTGCAGACAGTGAACAGGAGCAACATTCTAAAGGATGTGGCCACAGACATTGCTGACATATGTCCTCTATAG